The Arachis ipaensis cultivar K30076 chromosome B07, Araip1.1, whole genome shotgun sequence genome includes a window with the following:
- the LOC107608163 gene encoding uncharacterized protein LOC107608163 produces the protein MHHNCPVCFEEKIVLRRHRFLLCHPLLFHALLSACVHCAVPHLVRSGSGLNLFDDSTEYILGGSRLGNKFRGLSKIQALRSSSSDKERANNVAKIKVVICFVLHVSLLCFL, from the exons ATGCATCACAATTGCCCTGTTTGCTTTGAG GAGAAAATAGTTCTGCGTCGTCATCGGTTCCTACTTTGTCATCCACTGCTATTCCATGCTCTCCTCTCTGCTTGCGTCCACTGCGCTGTCCCCCACTTGGTCCGCTCAGGTTCG GGATTAAATTTGTTTGATGACTCAACTGAGTACATTCTCGGTGGCAGCAGACTTGGAAACAAATTCCGCGGCTTGTCTAAGATCCAAGCCCTTAGGAGTTCCTCATCAGATAAAGAGAGAGCAAACAATGTTGCTAAGATCAAAGTTGTGATATGCTTTGTGTTGCATGTTTCTCTTCTATGCTTCTTGTAG
- the LOC107607443 gene encoding uncharacterized protein LOC107607443: protein MFLKVTPTTEIGKAIKLKKLNLRYIGLFEVLKQIRPVAYQMALPPHLSNLHGVFHVSQLCKNTPNASHVLEPESVQLKKNRTFQVTPVRIDDISVKKLCEKEVLLVKVAWSREGIE, encoded by the coding sequence ATGTTCTTGAAGGTTACTCCAACAACTGAGATCGGAAAAGCAATCAAACTGAAGAAATTAAACTTGAGGTACATTGGGCTATTTGAGGTATTGAAGCAAATTAGGCCGGTGGCTTATCAAATGGCCTTGCCGCCACATCTATCTAACCTACATGgcgtattccacgtgtcacaactcTGTAAGAACACACCGAATGCATctcatgtgttagaacctgaatcagtTCAGTTGAAGAAGAACCGAACATTTCAAGTCACACCGGTGAGGATTGATGACATTAGTGTGAAGAAATTGTGCGAAAAAGAAGTTTTGTTGGTAAAAGTAGCATGGAGCAGAGAAGGAATAGAATAG
- the LOC110264279 gene encoding uncharacterized protein LOC110264279, translated as MEKKGEEGREPCRHRTPSRPARRCVLLQPSPASSSRRGMCRTRKTELLLCVVAVVVTALAVDASRGRLWVVTSSASTLLLLRHAVVCCPTFSNTHFLHADISLWGHYNLDVAASELCRVTGSLPPHCGSTSV; from the exons atggagaagaagggagaagagggGAGGGAGCCGTGTCGCCACCGCACCCCGTCGCGCCCAGCTCGCCGCTGCGTCCTGCTGCAGCCGTCACCTGCGTCATCGTCGAGGAGAGGGATGTGTCGCACGAGGAAGACGGAGTTGCTGCTGTGTGTTGTCGCCGTCGTCGTTACTGCCCTGGCCGTCGATGCTTCTCGTGGTCGTTTGTGGGTTGTCACCTCTTCTGCTTCTACTTTGCTGCTTCTGCGTCACGCCGTCGTCTGCTGTCCTACATTTTCGAATACCCATTTCCTTCATGCAGA TATTTCTCTTTGGGGGCATTACAATCTGGATGTCGCTGCTTCTGAATTGTGCCGTGTCACTGGTTCTCTGCCTCCTCATTGTGGCTCAACCTCTGTTTAG